Proteins from one Terriglobus tenax genomic window:
- the mreD gene encoding rod shape-determining protein MreD — MAGLGRMYSSRREMDEHVFHPAISLIVPLVAIFAGAYLPRLAPWLIILDLPLIVVIFFAVARRSPISGVLTGGVIGMLQDLLLNQPIGINGMVKAIVGYIAASISLRVDVDALATRVVMNFGFCLLQSVLMLGIYHWLLQDVNVQVRWLHELLRAGVNTVIAIPLFFLLDSTKQQA, encoded by the coding sequence ATGGCAGGCCTTGGACGCATGTACAGTTCCCGCCGGGAGATGGATGAGCACGTCTTTCATCCGGCAATCAGTCTTATCGTGCCGCTGGTGGCCATCTTCGCCGGTGCCTACCTGCCGCGGCTGGCTCCGTGGCTCATCATTCTTGACTTGCCACTGATCGTCGTCATTTTCTTCGCGGTGGCGCGGCGCAGCCCCATCTCCGGCGTTCTGACCGGCGGTGTCATCGGCATGCTGCAGGACCTCCTGCTGAACCAGCCCATCGGCATCAACGGCATGGTGAAAGCTATCGTTGGCTACATTGCAGCGTCCATCAGCCTGCGGGTTGATGTGGATGCGCTGGCCACGCGGGTCGTCATGAATTTCGGCTTCTGCCTGCTGCAGAGCGTGCTGATGCTGGGCATCTATCACTGGCTGCTGCAGGATGTGAATGTGCAGGTGCGCTGGCTGCATGAGCTGCTGCGCGCGGGTGTGAATACGGTCATCGCCATTCCTCTGTTTTTCCTGCTGGATTCCACCAAGCAGCAGGCCTGA
- the mrdA gene encoding penicillin-binding protein 2 — MLDENSVISKEEKVSPLKLNMVQYVVALMLVVLLAGLWRLQVVSADNYRVLAEQNRIRKVPIMAPRGKIFDREGRLLVDNYASISCYLLREPSHDLTADLPRIAEGLHMTVDQIQYVLRKYQYAPKYQPIPLKQDLSPDEVAFIEAHRNELPELETLDEQRRLYPNGGFAAHLIGYVGEISENDLNKEKYAFYQAGDVVGKSGVEATYDAVLRGTDGSRDVVVDSRGREVGQLGQQDPVPGKDLRLSIDLDLQMAAEKAMEGKTGAMVAMDPHTGQILAMVSRPTYDPNQFAVRLTRDYWNKILNDQDHPMMNKAIQAQLAPGSTFKIIMSYAGLEEGLAQDLHVNCAGGGTFFGHFFACDKHHGGVDIYHAIPWSCDTFYYTLAERLQIDTIAKYATSVGIGQKTGIDLPDEATGTMPSTAWKLKNFHDKWYAGEVISVGIGQGAVQASPIQLARALSGIASGGALKRPHVILDGQLPEQYVQAVRDTYPGSGEKQVPLKTENWQIITDAMAETLNTGTAAASHLEGIDFAGKTGTAQVMSHAALARSGGGKKTVPNAWFVGMAPRRNPDIVVAVLWENGDWGSNSAKLGAQVVNTFVEKQRKKAGNLIKVAEAPKPAPSSGSAAKKEEPVTN, encoded by the coding sequence ATGCTGGACGAAAACTCGGTCATATCCAAAGAGGAGAAGGTCTCTCCGCTGAAGCTGAACATGGTTCAGTATGTTGTGGCGCTGATGCTCGTGGTGCTTCTCGCCGGGCTTTGGCGTCTGCAGGTGGTCAGCGCCGACAACTACCGCGTTCTGGCCGAGCAGAACCGCATCCGCAAGGTGCCCATTATGGCGCCGCGCGGCAAGATCTTCGACCGCGAAGGCCGTCTCCTGGTCGACAACTACGCCTCCATCTCCTGCTACCTTCTGCGCGAGCCCTCGCACGACCTGACCGCTGACCTGCCCCGCATCGCAGAGGGGCTGCATATGACGGTCGACCAGATCCAGTACGTTCTGCGCAAATACCAGTACGCTCCCAAATACCAGCCCATCCCGCTGAAGCAGGACCTCTCGCCCGACGAGGTGGCCTTCATCGAGGCGCACCGCAATGAGCTGCCCGAGCTGGAAACACTGGACGAGCAGCGCCGTCTGTATCCCAACGGAGGCTTCGCGGCCCACCTGATCGGCTACGTTGGAGAAATCAGCGAAAACGACCTGAACAAGGAGAAATACGCCTTCTACCAGGCCGGCGATGTTGTCGGAAAGTCCGGCGTGGAGGCTACCTACGACGCCGTCCTGCGCGGTACGGACGGCTCCCGCGATGTGGTCGTCGACAGCCGTGGCCGCGAGGTCGGCCAGCTTGGCCAGCAGGACCCCGTCCCCGGCAAGGACCTTCGCCTCAGCATCGATCTTGACCTGCAGATGGCTGCCGAGAAAGCCATGGAAGGCAAGACCGGCGCCATGGTCGCCATGGACCCGCACACCGGCCAGATTCTCGCCATGGTTTCGCGGCCTACGTATGACCCCAACCAGTTCGCCGTCCGCCTGACCCGCGACTACTGGAACAAGATCCTCAACGACCAGGACCACCCCATGATGAACAAGGCCATCCAGGCGCAGCTCGCACCGGGGTCCACCTTCAAGATCATCATGTCCTACGCTGGCCTGGAAGAAGGCCTGGCGCAGGATCTGCACGTAAACTGCGCGGGCGGCGGCACCTTCTTCGGCCACTTCTTTGCCTGCGACAAGCACCACGGAGGCGTCGACATCTATCACGCCATTCCGTGGAGCTGTGACACTTTTTACTACACGCTGGCCGAGCGCCTGCAGATCGATACCATCGCGAAATACGCCACCTCGGTCGGCATCGGCCAGAAAACCGGCATCGACCTGCCGGACGAGGCAACCGGCACGATGCCCTCTACCGCCTGGAAGCTGAAGAACTTCCACGACAAGTGGTACGCGGGTGAGGTCATCTCGGTCGGCATCGGGCAGGGAGCTGTGCAGGCTTCTCCCATTCAGCTGGCCCGCGCGCTCAGCGGCATTGCCTCCGGCGGAGCCCTGAAGCGTCCACACGTCATCCTCGACGGTCAGCTCCCGGAGCAGTATGTCCAGGCCGTACGCGATACCTATCCCGGTAGCGGGGAAAAACAGGTGCCCCTCAAGACGGAGAACTGGCAGATCATCACTGATGCCATGGCGGAGACCCTGAACACCGGCACCGCCGCCGCCTCTCACTTGGAAGGCATCGACTTTGCCGGAAAGACCGGCACCGCGCAGGTGATGAGCCACGCGGCCCTGGCGCGTTCCGGCGGCGGCAAAAAGACCGTGCCCAACGCATGGTTTGTCGGCATGGCTCCGCGCCGCAATCCGGATATCGTCGTTGCCGTGTTGTGGGAGAACGGCGACTGGGGATCGAACTCCGCCAAGCTGGGCGCGCAGGTGGTCAACACCTTTGTGGAAAAGCAGAGGAAAAAGGCCGGCAACCTGATCAAGGTCGCTGAAGCTCCCAAACCCGCGCCGTCTTCTGGCAGTGCGGCTAAAAAAGAAGAGCCGGTCACCAACTAG
- a CDS encoding rod shape-determining protein → MSSNGFQQRTSRGRSLRSLFSLFSSDLAIDLGTANTLVYAHGKGIVVNEPSIVAINKSTGEVEAVGKEAKEMLGRTPGNIVAIKPMKDGVIADFKVTEKMLNYFIQKAHNRKRMVHPRIIIGVPSEITQVEKRAVEDSAYRAKASEVYLVEQAMVAAIGAGLPITEPGGNMVVDIGGGTTDIAVISLAGIVYSRSVRMAGNQMDEAVMNYLKRKYNLLIGERTAEQIKMEVGSAYPLDKPLTMEIKGRNLIEGVPKTITIDDSEIREALGECIATIMNAIRVALERTPPELSADISDRGIVLTGGGALIKNLDKRIREETGLPVSIADDPLASVVLGTGKMLSDFKLLRKISID, encoded by the coding sequence ATGTCGTCAAACGGTTTCCAGCAGCGCACATCGCGGGGGCGTAGCCTACGCTCTCTGTTCAGCCTTTTCTCCAGCGATCTTGCCATCGATCTCGGCACTGCGAACACCCTGGTCTATGCCCATGGGAAGGGAATTGTCGTCAACGAGCCGTCGATCGTGGCCATCAACAAGTCGACCGGCGAGGTTGAGGCCGTCGGGAAAGAGGCCAAGGAGATGCTTGGCCGTACTCCGGGCAACATTGTTGCCATCAAGCCGATGAAGGACGGCGTCATCGCCGACTTCAAGGTCACGGAGAAGATGCTCAACTACTTCATTCAAAAGGCGCATAACCGCAAGCGCATGGTGCATCCGCGCATCATCATCGGTGTGCCGTCTGAGATTACACAGGTGGAAAAGCGCGCCGTTGAGGACTCCGCCTACCGCGCAAAGGCCTCCGAGGTGTACCTCGTTGAGCAGGCCATGGTGGCCGCCATCGGCGCAGGGCTGCCCATTACCGAGCCCGGCGGCAACATGGTTGTCGACATCGGCGGCGGCACTACGGACATCGCCGTCATCTCCCTGGCCGGCATTGTGTATTCGCGCTCCGTCCGCATGGCTGGTAACCAGATGGACGAGGCAGTGATGAACTACCTCAAGCGCAAGTACAACCTCCTGATCGGCGAGCGTACCGCGGAGCAGATCAAGATGGAAGTCGGTTCCGCCTATCCTCTGGACAAGCCGCTGACGATGGAAATCAAGGGCCGCAACCTGATTGAAGGCGTGCCGAAGACCATCACCATCGACGATTCGGAGATCCGCGAGGCTCTGGGCGAGTGCATTGCCACCATCATGAATGCCATCCGCGTCGCTCTCGAACGCACTCCGCCGGAGCTCTCGGCCGACATCAGCGACCGTGGCATTGTGCTCACCGGCGGCGGAGCCCTGATCAAGAACCTGGACAAGCGCATCCGGGAGGAAACGGGGCTGCCCGTCTCCATCGCCGACGATCCGCTCGCTTCCGTGGTTCTGGGCACCGGCAAAATGCTCTCGGACTTCAAGCTGCTGCGTAAGATTTCGATCGACTAA
- the mreC gene encoding rod shape-determining protein MreC: MEGFFARYKNALVLIAVLVAFTIGLAVQVRRPDYGSREDGRNVRVFRYWAVALVSPFERLFRGTGQGIRGIWHNYIDLRGIRRQNEQLKQDLDRMRLYQAALAEDARQGQRLQTLLDFKQKYIAKTVAAQVIGTSGSEQSRVIYIDKGVADGLKPDMAVITPDGIVGKLRDVFQHSAQVLVINDTTSGAGVVLETTRIRGVLRGTGDGRLRILDVLPDSRIKPGEKVLTSGGDQVFPRGLNAGVVESIGQDRNYARVIVKPTANLARLEEVLVVVEKGAAASDQVASAEGEPETGARGEHLPQLRQDSPDEEAKEAKEAPLPRPTPVTRPDKYSPGTTPSAASLTPGARQGEADTAPQSNQGGNDR, encoded by the coding sequence ATGGAAGGGTTTTTCGCCAGGTACAAGAACGCGCTCGTACTGATTGCGGTGCTGGTGGCCTTCACCATTGGCCTGGCCGTGCAGGTGCGGAGGCCCGACTATGGCTCGCGCGAGGACGGCAGGAACGTCCGTGTCTTCCGCTACTGGGCCGTGGCGCTGGTTTCGCCGTTCGAACGCCTGTTCCGCGGAACCGGGCAGGGCATCCGTGGCATCTGGCATAACTACATTGACCTTCGCGGCATCCGCAGGCAGAACGAGCAGTTGAAGCAGGACCTGGACCGCATGCGTCTCTACCAGGCCGCGCTGGCGGAAGACGCTCGCCAGGGCCAGCGTCTACAGACCCTGCTCGATTTCAAGCAGAAGTACATTGCGAAGACAGTCGCCGCGCAGGTCATCGGCACCAGCGGAAGCGAGCAATCCCGCGTGATCTATATCGACAAGGGCGTGGCCGACGGCTTGAAGCCGGACATGGCGGTCATTACGCCGGACGGCATCGTGGGCAAGCTGCGCGACGTATTTCAGCACTCGGCTCAGGTGCTGGTTATCAATGACACCACCTCCGGCGCGGGTGTCGTGCTGGAGACGACGCGTATCCGCGGCGTCCTGCGCGGCACCGGCGACGGCCGCCTGCGCATCCTTGACGTTCTGCCCGACAGCCGCATCAAGCCCGGTGAAAAGGTGCTGACCAGCGGAGGAGACCAGGTCTTTCCGCGCGGCCTGAACGCCGGTGTGGTGGAGAGCATCGGTCAGGACCGCAACTATGCCCGGGTGATCGTCAAGCCGACCGCGAATCTGGCCCGTCTGGAAGAGGTGCTGGTGGTCGTCGAGAAGGGAGCAGCCGCCTCCGACCAGGTGGCCTCTGCCGAAGGAGAGCCGGAGACCGGCGCACGCGGCGAACATCTGCCGCAGCTCAGGCAGGACTCCCCGGATGAGGAAGCGAAGGAGGCCAAAGAGGCCCCGCTGCCGCGTCCGACCCCTGTCACCCGCCCGGACAAGTACAGCCCCGGCACAACGCCTTCGGCAGCCTCTCTGACCCCAGGTGCACGGCAGGGAGAGGCCGATACGGCTCCTCAATCCAACCAGGGAGGGAACGACCGCTAA